The Haloferax volcanii DS2 genome contains a region encoding:
- a CDS encoding IS630-like element ISHvo8 family transposase gives MSGDRRKEIVRHLSEDDLDRLLMESTDQKLTERLIFIKRVYKGATLEDAADDVGRSSATGTRWARRWNKGGLGLLMPNFGGGRPPKLDEKQQQHLLELLREGQPWKKQEIQHLIKQEFDVEFHPVYLSTFLEKLGLSYAIPRTKRPSRPENAEEILDERVADAFDEESGEPHNKRDGDDDEGWVVDEEIRTDGGTVLGFLDTSHPQPWDNSQRLYTVDDPHITRPLVKLDEPAVGFYAVSGESVLQFPSTQEKERICECLEGVREQNPGGRILLVLDNFSSHVCEYTRKRAHQLGIDLVFLPVGSPDLNPIEQVWKSLKWEASPLIVESAAEYRALLTRLFEQLTTKLSFAASWIDNHLGNYLQKLR, from the coding sequence ATGTCTGGAGATCGCCGCAAAGAGATCGTCCGTCACCTCAGTGAGGACGATCTCGACCGACTCCTTATGGAGTCTACTGACCAGAAACTCACTGAGCGGCTTATCTTCATCAAACGAGTTTACAAGGGCGCAACTTTGGAGGACGCTGCCGACGACGTCGGCAGGTCCTCCGCTACTGGTACTCGGTGGGCACGCCGATGGAACAAAGGCGGTCTCGGCCTTCTGATGCCGAACTTCGGGGGCGGCAGGCCCCCGAAGCTCGACGAAAAACAACAACAGCATCTCTTGGAACTTCTCCGTGAGGGTCAGCCCTGGAAGAAACAAGAAATACAGCATCTTATCAAGCAAGAATTCGACGTCGAATTTCATCCGGTCTACCTGAGTACCTTCCTCGAAAAGCTCGGTCTCTCCTACGCAATTCCGCGGACTAAGCGTCCATCACGGCCTGAAAACGCCGAAGAGATTCTCGACGAACGCGTCGCCGACGCGTTCGACGAGGAGTCTGGTGAGCCACACAACAAACGCGATGGAGATGACGACGAAGGCTGGGTTGTTGACGAAGAAATCCGAACGGACGGTGGGACCGTCCTTGGATTTCTCGACACATCTCATCCACAACCGTGGGATAACTCACAGCGGCTCTACACCGTGGATGATCCGCACATCACCCGACCGCTGGTGAAGTTAGACGAACCAGCGGTCGGGTTCTATGCGGTCTCCGGTGAGAGTGTGCTGCAGTTTCCGAGCACTCAAGAGAAAGAGCGGATTTGCGAATGTCTCGAAGGAGTCCGCGAGCAGAATCCGGGCGGCCGGATTCTGCTCGTGTTGGACAACTTCTCGTCGCACGTGTGTGAGTACACGCGCAAGCGAGCACACCAACTTGGGATTGATCTGGTGTTTCTCCCAGTTGGCTCGCCCGATCTCAATCCAATCGAACAGGTCTGGAAGAGCCTTAAATGGGAAGCCTCGCCGCTGATTGTGGAGAGCGCGGCAGAATACCGCGCTCTCCTCACCAGGCTCTTTGAGCAACTCACTACCAAGCTGAGCTTCGCAGCTTCTTGGATTGACAATCACCTCGGTAACTATCTTCAAAAGTTACGCTAG